From Halostella salina, one genomic window encodes:
- a CDS encoding DUF5812 family protein, with translation MSEKTGTFVVTHADEESAVLRDVADSQVHTLSSNPGVEVDDVLTATIAPDPPLEVSWQVVEVEKRRQVELVDSDLSPTTQAMEIAADLEPGELAREERAGTGEIHVLTVPEGTDAADAAADVLDDEATLARAARLDAVRVEVRTDDDEGVVNVRYLPD, from the coding sequence ATGAGCGAGAAGACGGGCACGTTCGTCGTCACACACGCCGACGAGGAGTCGGCCGTCCTGCGCGACGTGGCGGACAGTCAAGTGCACACGCTGTCGTCGAACCCCGGCGTCGAGGTCGACGACGTGCTGACCGCGACGATCGCGCCGGACCCGCCGCTGGAGGTGTCGTGGCAGGTCGTCGAAGTCGAAAAGCGCCGGCAGGTCGAACTCGTCGACAGCGACCTCTCGCCGACGACGCAGGCGATGGAGATCGCGGCCGACTTGGAGCCGGGCGAACTGGCCCGGGAGGAACGCGCCGGCACGGGCGAGATCCACGTCCTGACGGTGCCCGAGGGGACGGACGCGGCCGACGCCGCGGCCGACGTGCTGGACGACGAGGCGACGCTGGCCCGTGCGGCCCGGCTCGACGCCGTCCGCGTCGAGGTGCGGACCGACGACGACGAGGGCGTGGTGAACGTCCGGTACCTGCCGGATTAG
- the infB gene encoding translation initiation factor IF-2 has product MSDTDTRDPSESLRTPIVAVLGHVDHGKTSLLDKIRGSAVIEGESGAITQHIGATAVPLDVISEIAGELVDPEDFDLPGLLFIDTPGHHSFTTLRSRGGALADIAILVVDVNDGFQPQTLEALDILKRSETPFIVAANKVDTVPGWNPTEDAPIRGTYDSQSDRVRSDLDERLYEIIGNLSDEGFSADMYWRVQNFQNNVGVVPVSAMTGEGVPDLLTVMMGLSQRYMKEAMEIDVEGPGVGTVLEVKEEKGFGTTVDVVLYDGTISEDDTIVVGGENQPIVTEVRALLKPRPLAEIRTESRFENVDSISAAAGVKIAAPDLGEAMAGAPVRVVRDRPVDEVIDEVQAELSDIAVTTEEDGVVIKADTLGSLEAMANALEEAEVPIVRAEVGDVAPRDVSVADTADDDKHRTILGFNVDVLDDAEDQVDRDDVHLFTSDVIYQLIEEYEEYVEEVEQAQQETVLENITRPARFRILPDHTFRQNDPAVVGVEVLAGTVKNNARVVLFDGNEPERIGQIKGIQEQGDDVEEARRGDRVSVAIDGPTVGRGIEEGDELWTELPEKHAKILEQELSDDIPADEFEALQQYLDKQRKRDPFWGK; this is encoded by the coding sequence ATGTCTGATACCGATACACGCGACCCGTCTGAATCCCTTCGCACCCCCATCGTCGCCGTCCTGGGCCACGTCGACCACGGCAAGACCAGCCTGCTCGACAAGATCCGCGGCTCCGCCGTCATCGAGGGCGAGTCCGGCGCGATCACCCAGCACATCGGCGCGACGGCCGTCCCGCTCGACGTGATCTCGGAGATCGCCGGGGAACTCGTCGACCCCGAGGACTTCGACCTCCCCGGCCTGCTGTTTATCGACACGCCGGGGCACCACTCCTTCACGACGCTGCGCTCCCGCGGCGGCGCGCTCGCCGACATCGCCATCCTCGTCGTCGACGTGAACGACGGGTTCCAGCCACAGACGCTTGAGGCGCTTGACATCCTCAAGCGCTCGGAGACGCCGTTCATCGTCGCCGCGAACAAGGTCGACACGGTGCCGGGGTGGAACCCCACGGAGGACGCCCCGATCCGGGGGACCTACGACTCACAGAGCGACCGCGTCCGGTCGGACCTGGACGAGCGCCTGTACGAGATCATCGGCAACCTCTCGGACGAGGGGTTCTCCGCCGACATGTACTGGCGGGTCCAGAACTTCCAGAACAACGTCGGCGTCGTCCCGGTCAGCGCCATGACCGGCGAGGGCGTCCCCGACCTGCTGACGGTGATGATGGGCCTCTCCCAGCGGTACATGAAGGAGGCCATGGAGATCGACGTGGAGGGGCCCGGCGTCGGCACCGTCCTCGAAGTCAAGGAGGAGAAGGGCTTCGGCACGACGGTCGACGTGGTGCTGTACGACGGGACTATCAGCGAGGACGACACCATCGTCGTCGGCGGCGAGAACCAGCCCATCGTCACGGAGGTCCGCGCGCTGCTGAAGCCCCGACCGCTCGCGGAGATCCGCACCGAGAGCCGCTTCGAGAACGTCGACTCCATCTCCGCGGCGGCCGGCGTGAAGATCGCCGCGCCGGACCTCGGCGAGGCGATGGCCGGCGCGCCCGTCCGCGTCGTCCGCGACCGCCCGGTCGACGAGGTGATCGACGAGGTGCAGGCCGAACTCAGCGACATCGCGGTCACCACCGAGGAGGACGGCGTCGTCATCAAGGCCGACACGCTCGGTAGCCTGGAAGCGATGGCGAACGCGCTGGAAGAAGCCGAGGTACCGATCGTCCGCGCCGAGGTCGGCGACGTGGCCCCCCGCGACGTGTCGGTGGCCGACACCGCGGACGACGACAAGCACCGCACCATCCTCGGGTTCAACGTCGACGTGTTAGACGACGCCGAAGACCAGGTCGACCGTGACGACGTACACCTGTTCACCAGCGACGTGATCTACCAGCTCATCGAGGAGTACGAGGAGTACGTCGAGGAGGTCGAGCAGGCCCAGCAGGAGACGGTGCTGGAGAACATCACCCGGCCGGCCCGCTTCCGCATCCTGCCGGACCACACGTTCCGGCAGAACGACCCCGCCGTCGTCGGCGTAGAGGTGCTCGCGGGGACAGTGAAAAACAACGCCCGGGTCGTCCTATTCGACGGCAACGAGCCCGAGCGCATCGGCCAGATCAAGGGCATTCAGGAGCAGGGCGATGACGTGGAGGAGGCCCGCCGCGGCGACCGCGTCTCCGTCGCCATCGACGGGCCCACCGTCGGCCGCGGCATCGAGGAGGGCGACGAACTGTGGACGGAACTCCCCGAGAAACACGCGAAGATACTGGAGCAGGAACTGTCCGACGACATCCCGGCCGACGAGTTCGAGGCGCTCCAGCAGTACCTCGACAAGCAGCGCAAGCGGGACCCGTTCTGGGGCAAATAA
- a CDS encoding glucose-6-phosphate isomerase, producing MHVDIGNALASVASPGVSRDALERLDEDVAAAHERIEAGRADSKHGYAALNLPDTADPDAIRAAVDRFDDPDAVITVGIGGSALGAATLAHALDSDVDAYFLDNVDPAHVAGLLDSLDLSNVVVNAVSRSGTTAETLSNFLVVRDAMEAAGVDWTDRTFVTTGKSGPLRRLSERHDLPALAVPEGVPGRFAALSTVGLACAALCGHDIEAILAGAAAEADRLAGSLFESPAYAYGATAYALDSRGASVNAMMPYAESLETYAEWFAQLWAESLGKDGLGQTPARALGATDQHSQLQLYRAGPRDKLVTMVRPREREDRAIPETDLEGLAYLGGSSLGDLLDAEFEATEASLAAAGRPSVRVEIDRVDEHGLGELLYGMEAACVMAGELYGVDTFVQPAVEWGKRAARGLLGGGEFEEAEAVAEKERLVVE from the coding sequence ATGCACGTCGACATCGGCAACGCGCTCGCCTCGGTGGCCTCGCCGGGCGTCTCGCGCGACGCGCTCGAACGGCTCGACGAGGACGTGGCCGCGGCCCACGAGCGGATCGAGGCGGGCCGCGCCGACAGCAAACACGGCTACGCCGCGCTGAACCTGCCCGACACCGCGGACCCGGACGCGATCCGTGCGGCGGTCGACCGGTTCGACGACCCCGACGCGGTGATCACCGTCGGCATCGGCGGCAGCGCGCTCGGCGCGGCGACGCTGGCCCACGCGCTCGACTCGGACGTCGACGCGTACTTCCTCGACAACGTCGACCCGGCGCACGTCGCCGGGCTACTCGACTCGCTCGACCTCTCGAACGTCGTCGTCAACGCCGTCTCGCGCTCGGGCACCACCGCGGAGACGCTGTCGAACTTCCTCGTCGTCCGCGACGCGATGGAGGCCGCGGGCGTCGACTGGACCGACCGCACGTTCGTCACGACCGGCAAGTCGGGGCCGCTCCGGCGGCTCTCGGAGCGACACGATCTGCCGGCGCTTGCGGTTCCGGAGGGCGTTCCGGGCCGGTTCGCGGCGCTCTCGACCGTCGGGCTGGCCTGCGCGGCGCTGTGTGGCCACGACATCGAGGCGATACTCGCGGGGGCCGCCGCCGAGGCCGACCGCCTCGCCGGGTCGCTGTTCGAGTCGCCGGCGTACGCCTACGGCGCGACGGCGTACGCGCTGGACTCGCGGGGCGCGTCGGTCAACGCGATGATGCCGTACGCCGAGTCCCTGGAGACGTACGCCGAGTGGTTCGCCCAGCTGTGGGCCGAGAGTCTCGGCAAGGACGGCCTCGGACAGACGCCGGCCCGCGCGCTCGGCGCGACCGACCAGCACTCCCAGCTCCAGCTCTACCGCGCCGGCCCGCGGGACAAGCTGGTGACGATGGTCCGGCCGCGCGAGCGTGAGGACCGCGCGATCCCCGAGACGGACCTTGAGGGGCTCGCCTACCTCGGCGGCTCGTCGCTGGGCGACCTGCTCGACGCCGAGTTCGAGGCGACGGAGGCCAGCCTCGCCGCCGCGGGCCGCCCGTCGGTCCGGGTGGAGATCGACCGCGTCGACGAGCACGGCCTCGGCGAACTGCTGTACGGGATGGAGGCCGCATGCGTCATGGCCGGGGAGCTGTACGGCGTCGACACGTTCGTCCAGCCCGCCGTCGAGTGGGGGAAACGCGCGGCGCGCGGCCTGCTCGGCGGCGGCGAGTTCGAGGAGGCCGAAGCGGTGGCGGAGAAGGAGCGACTCGTCGTGGAGTGA
- a CDS encoding PRC-barrel domain-containing protein translates to MSDVLAENLSGKAVMGSDGTELGMLYNITMDLRTGELDDILVDPTEETPTRSVDFDTDSGGRYRVPVSRVQAVKDYIVVQR, encoded by the coding sequence ATGTCCGACGTACTCGCGGAGAACCTCTCGGGGAAAGCCGTCATGGGCTCGGACGGCACAGAACTCGGGATGCTGTACAACATCACGATGGACCTCAGGACGGGGGAACTGGACGACATCCTCGTCGACCCGACCGAGGAAACGCCGACCAGAAGCGTCGACTTCGACACCGATAGCGGCGGCCGATACCGCGTTCCCGTTTCGCGCGTGCAGGCTGTGAAAGATTACATCGTCGTTCAGCGGTAA
- the secF gene encoding protein translocase subunit SecF, whose amino-acid sequence MVEFEVPEIDYTRYTNRQLAAVPLAVLAVALAILLGWYLFTGAPVEPGIAFTGGEELTIQTEQSAEEIRAAFDQDPNSVRAIQGEANTYIVEFQAGDDASASDFVAQAESAGFDVRSSSSTSPSFGADTQTEAFYGLIIAFVGMSLLAFGLFRTFVPSIAIVISAFSDIMIPLALMNVLGIELTLGTVAALLMLIGYSVDSDILLNNHILRRSGEFYDSTHRAMRTGVTMTLTSISAMAVMAVTATIFGIDLLADIGLVLVLGLAADLMNTYMLNLSLLRWYKFEGVKR is encoded by the coding sequence ATGGTAGAGTTCGAAGTACCGGAGATCGATTACACCCGGTACACGAATCGCCAGCTGGCGGCCGTGCCCCTCGCCGTCCTGGCGGTCGCGCTGGCGATACTGCTCGGGTGGTATCTGTTCACCGGAGCGCCGGTCGAGCCCGGCATCGCCTTCACCGGCGGTGAGGAGCTGACGATACAGACCGAACAGTCGGCCGAGGAGATCCGCGCCGCGTTCGACCAGGACCCGAACAGCGTCCGGGCGATCCAGGGCGAGGCGAACACGTACATCGTCGAGTTCCAGGCCGGTGACGACGCGTCGGCCAGCGACTTCGTCGCGCAGGCGGAGTCGGCCGGCTTCGACGTCCGGTCGAGTTCGTCGACCTCCCCGAGCTTCGGGGCCGACACCCAGACCGAGGCGTTCTACGGACTGATCATCGCCTTCGTCGGGATGAGCCTGCTGGCGTTCGGTCTCTTCCGGACGTTCGTGCCGAGCATCGCCATCGTCATCTCCGCGTTCAGCGACATCATGATCCCGCTCGCGCTGATGAACGTGCTCGGGATCGAACTCACGCTCGGGACCGTCGCAGCGCTCCTGATGCTCATCGGGTACAGCGTCGACTCCGACATCCTGCTCAACAACCACATCCTGCGGCGGTCCGGCGAGTTCTACGACAGCACCCACCGCGCGATGCGGACCGGCGTGACCATGACCCTGACCTCCATCTCGGCGATGGCCGTCATGGCGGTCACGGCGACGATATTCGGCATCGACCTGCTCGCCGACATCGGGCTCGTGCTCGTGCTCGGGCTCGCGGCCGACCTGATGAACACCTACATGCTCAACCTCAGCCTGCTTCGCTGGTACAAGTTCGAGGGGGTGAAGCGATGA
- a CDS encoding CopG family transcriptional regulator gives MVRQYSIVCEDDVTERVRSLAREYDLTEEEVLRQLIQRGLEQTEHDRQRQ, from the coding sequence ATGGTCAGGCAGTACTCCATCGTCTGTGAGGACGACGTCACCGAGCGGGTCCGGTCGCTGGCCCGCGAGTACGACCTCACCGAGGAGGAGGTGCTGCGTCAGCTGATCCAGCGGGGGTTAGAGCAGACGGAGCACGACCGGCAGCGGCAGTAG
- a CDS encoding NOB1 family endonuclease produces the protein MYVLDSSAFIDEYHTDEQTATIPMVREELEDESAYRFDAMEGSGMHIHIPGEQTVEKVRRAAGEVGDLDELSDTDIRLIAATFELDGTLVTDDYAMQNVADRLNVDVDVIAKEGITEQRDWNFQCQGCGREFDDNKDRCPVCGSSLSRKNPSNA, from the coding sequence ATGTACGTTCTCGATTCCTCAGCCTTCATCGACGAGTATCACACCGACGAGCAGACGGCGACGATCCCGATGGTCCGGGAGGAGCTGGAGGACGAAAGCGCCTACCGCTTCGACGCCATGGAGGGGTCGGGGATGCATATCCACATCCCGGGCGAGCAGACCGTCGAGAAGGTCCGCCGGGCAGCCGGGGAGGTCGGCGACCTGGATGAGCTCTCGGACACGGACATCCGGCTCATCGCCGCCACGTTCGAACTCGACGGGACGCTCGTCACGGACGACTACGCCATGCAGAACGTCGCGGACCGGCTGAACGTCGACGTGGACGTGATCGCAAAGGAGGGGATCACCGAGCAGCGCGACTGGAACTTCCAGTGCCAGGGCTGTGGTCGGGAGTTCGACGACAACAAGGACCGCTGCCCGGTCTGCGGGAGCTCCCTCTCCCGAAAGAACCCGTCGAACGCGTAG
- a CDS encoding CPBP family intramembrane glutamic endopeptidase: MDDREVASEYVRSPDRSLAPNVGSMLAGVALLAAVLLLTDGTLADPTVGVAGVAVAGVAVAAFFARRRDMLDAGVAAPAAAGASLAVAGVGGYALVAGGPGEPIAFGLTLLGVGAVGTLLGGVGGLLAAVADWRAIPDDRLAAMTRTTLSSTAFGLFGYLMFNVAVLVVGLFLLVAVGGELTPVQEQLVSAAGLTLGTVVTVYAFLNWTDETTDFFDVRMPSLRDVGWVVGGIFVIFGGLVLVSVALQLIGVPSSGHSTVQQAEDNPEILLVLIPITLVVIGPCEEIIYRNIVQKWLYDVFSRPAAIVVASVLFALIHFPAYFGGSVIATFGSLITLFTLSLVLGAFYSKTDNIIVPAAIHGILNALQFASVYVELTGGVPAVV; the protein is encoded by the coding sequence ATGGACGACAGGGAAGTCGCGAGCGAGTACGTCAGGTCCCCCGACCGGTCGCTCGCGCCGAACGTGGGGTCGATGCTCGCCGGGGTCGCGTTGCTGGCGGCGGTCCTCCTGCTCACCGACGGGACGCTCGCGGACCCGACGGTCGGCGTCGCCGGGGTCGCCGTCGCCGGGGTCGCCGTCGCCGCCTTCTTCGCTCGCCGCCGGGACATGCTGGACGCCGGCGTCGCCGCACCGGCGGCTGCGGGGGCGAGCCTCGCCGTCGCAGGCGTCGGCGGCTACGCGCTCGTCGCCGGCGGCCCCGGCGAGCCGATAGCGTTCGGGCTCACGCTGCTGGGCGTCGGCGCGGTCGGCACGCTGCTGGGCGGCGTCGGCGGGCTGCTCGCGGCCGTCGCCGACTGGCGGGCGATCCCGGACGACCGGCTCGCGGCGATGACACGGACGACGCTCTCCAGCACGGCGTTCGGGCTGTTCGGCTACCTGATGTTCAACGTCGCGGTGCTGGTCGTCGGCCTGTTCCTGCTGGTGGCGGTCGGGGGGGAACTCACGCCCGTCCAGGAACAGCTCGTCAGCGCCGCGGGACTGACTCTCGGCACCGTTGTAACGGTGTACGCGTTCCTGAACTGGACGGACGAGACGACCGACTTCTTCGACGTCCGGATGCCGTCGCTGCGCGATGTCGGCTGGGTGGTTGGCGGGATCTTCGTCATCTTCGGCGGGCTTGTGCTGGTGTCGGTCGCACTACAGTTGATCGGAGTCCCCTCGTCGGGCCATTCCACGGTCCAGCAGGCCGAGGACAACCCCGAGATCCTGCTCGTGCTGATCCCGATCACGCTGGTAGTGATCGGTCCCTGCGAGGAGATCATCTACCGCAACATCGTCCAGAAGTGGCTGTACGACGTGTTCTCCCGACCGGCCGCCATCGTCGTCGCCAGCGTCCTGTTCGCGCTGATCCACTTCCCGGCGTACTTCGGCGGGAGCGTGATCGCGACGTTTGGCAGCCTTATCACGCTGTTCACGCTGTCGCTGGTGCTCGGCGCGTTCTACTCGAAGACCGACAACATCATCGTCCCCGCCGCGATCCACGGGATTTTGAACGCCCTCCAGTTCGCCTCCGTCTACGTCGAACTCACCGGCGGAGTCCCGGCGGTCGTCTGA